GTGGAAGGGAGGGCCTATGgtcctggggcctgatccaaaacccagtggGAGTCagggaaagactcctattgattgCACCAAGCTTTGGCTCGGGCTGCAATTTTCAAATGGTGTCCAGGTCCTATTGAAATCCAGTGAGTTACATGAGCCAGCTGCTTGTGGTGGGTTTGAGGCAGcgtgatggggggcaggggaggggctgatgccattgaagtcagagggATTTTTACAGCTGCCGTCACTGTTAGTAGGCTCCCGGCCATAGGAGACAGAGATACAGGATGAGGCTGAATCTCTGCCGTGCTCCTTCGTCACCCATTTAGATCagtgggtgtgaaatgctgcCCAGCTGGTTCACTCACATTTGACACCCATGTTGCACcaggcaggggagaatcaggctgAGTGTGATCAGCTATGGCACTTGTTCATTTAAAGTAAATCAAGGTGGTGGTTAAGCAAGAGGCTCTCTTGCTAAATGGTCTTTACTaacccagcctctgcccacaggtCAGGGTCTTGGTCAAACTGCCTCCCAGCCCTTCTCACGGTTCTAGTTTTTAAACAAACCCTGGAAATAACCAATTTTAGCTGTTTTGaaactctcctcccctccccccccccaacctggccAACTTTTCGGTTGAACTGTGTGCCCAGATTTGTAGCTGGGAAGTTAAAGGATACACAGAGACCGCAGGAGCTGAATAATGCAGTTTTGCAGCAAAATGCCTTCCCTGCGTTAAATGAGAGAAGGGTCTTTGAACTAGACAATTTGGACTCAAATACTCTGAACAGCTACacggttttattttttaaaactgatcAATAAAACACACAGCTTGGAAATGAGTCAGAATTTGTGTAAAACAAACAGTGAATTCCACTGAAATAAACATACCACCAACAGCATCTAGGGTttactgagatcagggtcccattgtgctagataaGTAAATAAGAGACAGTTGCTGCTCCAGTGAGcgtacagtctaaatagacaagacaaagaagTATTATGATCCCCATTTACAGGTGGAGCATGGCAGCACAGAGGAAGTGACTTACCTACTATCATACaaggagtctgtagcagagccagaaattgaaatcagatctcctgagtcccagtttagGGCCTTCACCACAAGACCACCCAGCTTAGCAGCTAACAGTGCTCTGATAATAAATCATTCCTGATCCATGTGTGTTACAAAGACTTggccaaatcctgaaatcctCACTCAGGCCAGTAGGCTGTTGTCCTCTATAAGAGCCTTGCATGAGTAGAGAACAGGGAGCTTTGATGGTTACGGATCCAGTGGATAGAGTTTCTTCTGGCAGGAGTTTGCAGCTCCCTGTGTCCCTGTTGCATCCATGCCCGGAACCCTCTTAGCGCGCACAGATCATTCTCCGGAGCGTCCTTCGCAGCTGGCTGTGCCCTGCCAGGATTACCAGGGGGCTCATCCCCAGGAAGAGCGAGGCACAGAAATTTGCAGCCTGAAGCAGGAAGGGTGCGGCAGGCCAGCTGGTGAAGCTGTGGTAGCCGACCGCCAGCGTGTTGGTCCCCCAGCAGCCCACAAACAGAACGACCAGGGCCAGGATGACCTTGGCAGCTCTCTGCTCAGAGGCAAACCTGGCCACCCCGTTCTCAGCCCCCATGGCTCTCACGTGCCCCTTCAGTTTGTGCAAGGTGTACACGTTGGCGCCCAGCATCAGGACCACGGGCACAGTTTCGTGGATGACTAAGGAAGCCATGGCATAGGCCAGCCCGCTCTGCTGGGAAGGGAAAGCCCATGTGCAGCCCAGCAAAGGCCTGGTGGTACTGCTCACTAGCATCGGGGGGAGAGTGGTATTCCCAGCCGCGTGGCTGGAATACACCAAGGCAGGAAGCGAGTACAACGCGTTCGCCATCCAGAGGGCAGACACAGCGATAGCTGCGTCCCTGGCCCCTCTGGCTTCCCTAGCCCCGAGGGGATGCTGCTTCCTTATGGTACGGCAATGGAAGATGCTCAGGCCGGAAGTGGCCCAGGTGCTCATAGCTCTCAAGAGCACCCACGTGAACATGAAGACCCTACACCAAGCGGCGGACAAGGAGAGTTGTAGCCCCAGGTCAGCTGTGAAGAGCAGCGTGTTCCGCAGCGCTGTGAGAAGGAGGTTGACGGTGGAGAGGTTGGCCAGGAGAAGGTCAGAGGCAGCCATGGTGCCATGCTTCACAGTCATGGCAAGGACCGTTAGGAGAACCAGGCTATTGCCCAGCAGGCAGAGCAGGACCAGAGCACCATACAAGGTCACCTGCACCACATTGCCCTGAGACAGCGCATCCGATGTCATTGCTCTGGCATGCCCCGAAAGCCCTGTGAAAGCAACACGAGGCAGGCCTGTTATATCCATCCAAGTGCCCGTGCCAGCCTGGGAAACccacctcctcccagagccggagcACCTTGGCTGTGCAGGCATCCAGAGACGATCCCATCGTCATGCCTCCAACCTGTTCTGCTTCTCTGGGATCAAAACAGGGGCTTCACCTTCAACCCACGTTAACGGAGACTCCCAGCAAGGGGCCAgttgggttggggtttttttatgtgGATGTTATTTCTGGGGACTAGCCAGGGACACACACACGGCCAAACTCGTTACGCCTGGGCCACTGAATAACCTGAGCAAGGCAACAGCTTTTGGTCACTACTGTCCTAGAGCAGATCCAGGacagtgacctagaggtgaaaggctctggcaccCTACCACCAATTCTCAAATCCCAGGAATGTAGATTCCACTTAGATAAAGGGCCTAAGTGACGGCTCATTATTCACTGTCTCAGATCCACTCACCTGTGTGTTGGGGTCCTGGAACCTGCACAGAAAAGCAAAGGCCCCTCTCCTTCAGTACTTACCATCCTTCCAATTCCTCTCTTCGCTGGTCCGCTCGCTTGTTTGTGTGAACTGGTACTTTTGCTGACTCTGCTAGTTTTCCACTCATTTCATCTGCTCATCAGATGCTTAGCAACTAAACAAGCATTTATACAACCCACTGATTCACCAAATGGCTACAGCTGGGACTTTAAAGGCCTGTGACTCCAGATTGATCCTCCTCCCTTGCTAGAATGAGACAGAATAGGCCTACAAAGAGTTGCATTGTCTTTCTTTAACACTGGGAGGCGAGTACTAAAAGCCAATCGGTGGGAAGGAGTTTGCCAATCTAATATAGTTGCACCTCTCAGCTGGTGATCTTGGAGAAGTTAAAACCACTGATGCTCCCAATGTCCCCTGAAGCAGGTAGGTATGTACCTTTGCATCTACTTTACACCCGGATAGATGGGGAGGCACAGAGGGGTGCAGAAACGGGACAGCCCAGGGCGAAACCAGGCCTGGAACCCAAGCATTTTGACTCCTGTTGCCCTGCTTTAAAGGCTAGCTCATGCTGATGACTCCTACATTTTCTCACGGGAAGCGTTGTCTTTGCAAGAGGGATTTGCTTCTGATGCATTTCAGCAACAGGCTTTATGCACATGTCTCCCGAGGGCAGCCCTCCTTTACAGCAGTCTGATCTCCTCCCTGTGTTTGAGAGGACCCTGACTCTAGGCCCTTTGTTCTCCCCTTCACCTCaacatggcagtggtggggtgaCCAGCTGAAGAAGGTTTAGGGAAGATCATGTTGTgacgttacaccccatattcttcaaaATATGGTataactaagatatactttatgcaagatgggtctggtaagatgtcattggaaaggttagaatttactgaatgtgtttatccaatttgtatgcgtgtatcatttttgtatctgaagctgggaatattgaccatgtctctgtatttcaaatgggctACGTTGCATGAGGCCAAACAATATTagtggcttattgaggaaatgcacacgagcacaaggattaccccagggaTGGTGTGCAATAGAAATCTCTCAGAGATCGCGCTGCAcagtgggaactgtttgacccggGTTACAGCAAAAAAGCTTTCCAGAAAGAGGGGGGACACTATAAAAGAAGGACAATGACAACATGAGGTGTCCTCTCTGTCCCTAAAACAACACACCTGGAatcacctgaggaacaaagactgaacagtgggaagtgatggtcccaggctggaaggatttttagcctgtgtaagaaaacatgggaaagccaaggcagctagtgccttaagaatctgccagcctgtttatcattcagggtgagaatttgctaatttgtatcctacctatctagtgtgttaagatCAGTTTGtggcttttgtttatttactaaggttatcagctttgttctgtttgctatccctttaactacttaaaatctaccttttgtaggtaataaacttattttgtttattattaaacccagtttatgtgatttctaacggggcggggggaagaagtcatgcacatctctcttcacatGGAGGAAGAGGGTGGATTTTTGTGAGCTTGCGCTGTGCGgatttttctatacagtgcaagacagtagTATTTTGGGTTTGTCTCCCAAAAGGGGTGGGCACGTGAGTGCTGGGGGAGCCCTCTCAAACAGAGCTGACTTAAGTTTGTGTCTTCTGCGGGGTGTGGGCCTACCTGTGTCtgtgtgctgcaagaggccgGAGAACCTAATTCTTTAAAGCAGGGAGAGGGAACCTAGGTTGGTTGAGCAGGAGGGGCttccaacccatcacacatgTGTATTATGCCACATCAGTGGGTTGCCATAATACTTCTGCCCTACAGCAAAGGAGAGGACGTGACATGTGCTGGTATGGAACGCCTCTTGAGCAGACTCAGCTGACTGGATCACACCATTGCAATCGATCCAgccttaaaggtgacctgcaaaagaaaaagaaactggGATTATGCCCCTTTTTTGCTTCTCTTTGATGGATAAAGAATGGCTGAAAGGATTTTTCTGGTCGTTCTTACATTAGGAACATGAGGTCTCCTCTCTGCTATTCTTGCTCGAGGACTCCATGGAGGACTGGAGAACTAGGACATGGCAAGAAGTGAGAGGCTAAAACCTGAGCAGTTCTTATTGTAGAAACCCTTCAGGGCAGCGACTGTCTCTTTGTGATTTTGGGGTCTAGCCCTTTTTTTTAGGGTatggcttcactgcaggaaaagagTGTGTTGTTACCTTGATTAGCAGCTCAGGTGCAACCCTAGCCCCCCCTTGAactgctaacctgagttaaaagccAAGTTGCCATGTCTTCACTTCTAGTTTAACCCGAGTTCGGTAACCTGAGCTTAGAACACACCTGTGTGCAGTGAAGACCTACTCTTCGCTTCGCCGATGTTTTTGCTGACTCTCCTTTAGCCTCCGCTGCACCTTTTCCTCTCAAATCGTTTTGTCGGTCAGTGGGAATTTCCAAGCATCCCAGCCCATTCTGCTAATGACCCGAGCTCTGACAGCCAATCACTACATCCGCTCTATGCGATTCAGCTCCTCCTGGAGTAAAGCAACGCCGCCGGCTCCCCTTCTTTGGAAAGACAGTTGAATGGCAGGTTGGCTAGTGGAAATGCTGATGGTGGTGTGGGGCTGCCTGCTCTGTGAGCTTCTCAAAGCCCTGCTACTTAGCATGGCCTCACTGCAGCTCCCTGCTAATGCTCCTCTAATTGCTTCGTTTGTCTGTGTGTTAGCAAAGCTGCAAGGCCGTGTTAACTGGCTTCATGGACGGTAGCTCTTGATAATCACACAGCTTATGGAAGCActatagctgcctcagaaggattctccagatccgctggccagacaccatcagtaacatccacctcttggagagtacccgtcaactcccagcagaggaagaaatcagaAGGAGCTTATGGAAGCATCCGCCACTAATTATACCAGGACTTGCTCTCCCCAAGCATGATCGCCTGGCCTGCAAAGGACGACGGGCTCATCCCGCTGGGCCCGATGCAAACTGGGCTGTGTTGCTCTATGCTGCTGTCACCCTGCTGCCAAGCTTCTCTCAGCTTTGGCATCTAACTGAAACAAAGCCTGGTCCTTCAATCATGGGTGGCACAGCTCTAATCTTGGGAGTTTTGTGATTAAATCGGGGACAATATCACCGGTGTGGGCCCAATCCTACAGTCAGTGCTGGGGCGGTTGCAGAGAGGCTGGCTACGATATTGTTGTGGTGCATAGGTCCTGTTCCCGCCGCGCATGGGCCCTTGAGATGTTCAGGGCATCAATTCCTGTCTGTCACCAGCTGTCCGAAGTGCTCAGAAGAGGCTCCAGGCCTCCATGGACACGAGGAGCAGAACTGAGGGTGGTGCTGTGGTGGGAGCCAGGATCCCGTGCAAGAAATCTGCTCCCTTCAGATGGGCACACGAGGAGCCACAGCACAGCCGGCTTCTTGGCAGGTGAATTTTGAATGTCTGGGCTGCTTTGACCCTTGTTTGTCTCAGTCCTGATGAGATCTGGTTGGTGTTGTTGGCGGGTCTGGGGTCCCACCTCCGCCCCTCGGCCTCGCTGTGCACATCAGCACAGGGACATGCCTCTCTCTTCCTAGGGAGACAATGGGGCTTACTTACGTGTCTGCTTGTTGACAGGCAAACAGCGCCTGCTCCTATGAGTCACGTCTGAAATCACTTTGTGCCTTTAGATGGCACCGTCCCCAAAGCTGCTCTGAGAGGATGTTCTGCCAGCTCCAGGGCCAGCTGTGCTGCTCAGACAAAACAGAACAGCCCTCCAGGGCTGCTGGTGAGTGACTTGCTGTGTCAGACGCCAGTGCTCCCAAAACCCTGGCGCTGGTGTGGCCCGGGGCTCTCCCCTCCTCGCGGCCTCTGCTCCATCCCACCAGCAGTGACATCTTTAGCCCTTTCACTGGGCCCTATATGCTGCTCCCCTGGCGTATAGAGGCAGCAAAGGGTTTCAACAGAATTCCCACGGCATGGGGCCGACACACatggccctgtgctgcccccactcccactAGACCTAGTGACTTGCTCTCTGGATACTCTGGGCTACAGCGCAACTCATAGACAGCCCTGGCAGGGGGCCATATGTTAGGGCAACCGTGGGGGTGGCAGTATCTGGGAGGCACAAGGGGGGGTGAAAGCCACTCTCAGTCCCTCCTTCTGAGCTGTGGCTTCTGCACCTGCCTCctgagaggggcagtgtggggcctgACTCATCCTGGGAACACTGACGCGAGCTGAGACCGCGCAGGAACGTTTGCACCGAACACAGAGCTGAAATGCTTTTAACAAAGATGTCAGGAAACATTTCTGTTGCTCTCGGGCGGGCCCTCAGCTCCTGACAGGGCAGCTCCTGGTTTCAAGCAGAGCTGGCGTGTTGGCAAAAGTGAAACGGTTTCCCCGAGGTAAAGTTGGAAGGTGACGGTCACAGTGTTTTATGTTGAACTAATGGGGCTGGGTATTCAGAACTCTCTCTCCCttcacacacacagtcctgcGCTGGCCCTcacttcagtgggaattctgtCATCCTCTGCTGGCCAAGGGGCAAGGATCACACATGGAATCAGCTCGGCACAATTCTTTCCTTTAGctttgaataataataatacctagttttatctagcgcttttcatcagtggatcttaaagcactttacaaaggagggtggtttcattatccccattttacagataggaaaactgaggtacagaggggtgaagtgacttgcccaaggtcacccagcaggccagggaatagaacctaggtctcctgaatcTGAGTCAAAAAGCTTTTTCCAGTAGGTCACACTGCGTCCTTGTGTCACCCATACATGATGGGTGCCCTTTCACCACTAAGAGActgattcagggcaacaggtcCATTGGCATAGATTTAATACACCAGCCACCATCTTTGTAAGAGCTGGATTACCTAACTCTTTCATCCACGCTGTTCTGGTGCCATTTAAATCCCCACAGCATGAATCCAGCCACCTGTCACCTTCGTTCACTTCCCTGTGTATGGAGAAAACATGTGACAGGCCTTTAATAATTGATGGTCTTTGTTAGCTAGCTGTTTCTCACACAAACTATCCTATATTTATTTTTCTCCTCCAGTTCAGAGTTGCTTTGTTTCATTTGTGCTCTGGCTGGAAAAAAGAGCTGCTGTTACACAGAGATACATTTGTTCAAAGCAATGATTATGTTTGCACAGGTAACATCTAAACAAGTGCTTCACTGCCCTGTGTGTTGCAAACAGCTAATTAATCAGGAAAATATTAACAgccactttttttctttctttgagcAGCCGGCGCTGTGATGTGGTGCTGCAAAATGCAGGAGTTGATTGAGCCCTAAATAATTGATAACACTAGAAATCACGTCTGTGAGTGAGAGTGACAAGTGCATATTAGGTGGGTCGCTTTCTGAATGGAAATGGGCTGCTGTTATGCACCTGGAAGCTGAGCTCAGTAAACGTAGATGCCAGTTCAGAACTAACCCCAAGGAATTCTGTTCAGTGAAACTAGGCACAAGTAAAGTGTGCAATTCTTTGCAACAACTGGATCTTAGAACCACGGGATAATGGAGTGCTTGGGATTATCCGGGCAAGGttattttttgttctgtattGCTAGGGGGCTGAGGTTCTGGGTGGGGGGCGCATCCTGCAAGCCAcggagggcctgattctgttcccCTGCAGCATGTGTGTCCTCACTTACACCTACACTAATGCAAAGAGGGTGTCGAATTACTATAGCAGCCAGAGACCTCCGCAGAGCTCACAATCCTGTTCTGTCAGGAGCTGTGCATGCAGCGCCTTCCCCAGGTGACTAAACAGCAGGAAGGTGGCAAGATGGAGGCACAGGGCAAAGAAGCCACTTCCCCAGCTCACCCAGCAAGTAAGCTGCCCAATCAGAATGAGggtattttacacccactttgcactgggaTAAATCACACCAGGAGCTGAGCAATGCAGGGTCGGACCCAGAGCATGCCCTGTGAGGCGCGGGGGGCCCTCCACTCCCAGCGGCTCCAGGGGAGGCTCCAGATGTTTAGCACCTTGCTCTTCCCCAGCTAGCAGCGTGGCCAGGCAGGCTGTGGCCCAAATCCCACGTTGCTCCTTTCTCCCCTTTCCTACCAGCCACCAGCTGCACACTCCACTTCCCCTTTGAAACTTGCCAGACgtccctgctgggaggtgaggggcgatttgggaggtgaggagatggaaaaggacaggaggtggggggggggagggtataCACTGGGGCACTGAGAATGCTAGAGCCCTGCTTTGGGGGCTGTTAATTAACAGTTAAAATAAACtgtcgagggagcctaggcttGACTTTGACCAGCTAAATCAAGCAGAAAGGTTTTCCTGTGCATCTCCCCCAGGGGATATCCTTGGTTAGGTTGGGGTTAACTTCAACCTCTTTTTCCTAATCAGGACATACCTACAAAGTCCTCTTCTGGGGTGGTGTTAAGAAGCTCTCCAGAGCTCTGGCTTTTGGCATCTGCATACCGCTGACCTGAACAGGGCTGTTCTcctctctcagagctattgtttcaggctctctgcagactcaggcaggcagcaCTGCATAAATCACGGTCAATTCCtatattcagatttttttttcacaaccaTGAGAGCAAGAATCTTAATTTTTCTTTTgaacaaaagctgagattctgacagattcatttctccaggagctggagcccgAGGCCCAGGCCTATGATGTCAATGCCTTCACACGACCATGCACATCAGGGGCACT
Above is a genomic segment from Mauremys reevesii isolate NIE-2019 linkage group 21, ASM1616193v1, whole genome shotgun sequence containing:
- the LOC120388033 gene encoding olfactory receptor class A-like protein 4, which gives rise to MTSDALSQGNVVQVTLYGALVLLCLLGNSLVLLTVLAMTVKHGTMAASDLLLANLSTVNLLLTALRNTLLFTADLGLQLSLSAAWCRVFMFTWVLLRAMSTWATSGLSIFHCRTIRKQHPLGAREARGARDAAIAVSALWMANALYSLPALVYSSHAAGNTTLPPMLVSSTTRPLLGCTWAFPSQQSGLAYAMASLVIHETVPVVLMLGANVYTLHKLKGHVRAMGAENGVARFASEQRAAKVILALVVLFVGCWGTNTLAVGYHSFTSWPAAPFLLQAANFCASLFLGMSPLVILAGHSQLRRTLRRMICAR